The following proteins are co-located in the Polymorphospora rubra genome:
- a CDS encoding response regulator: MNAPLRVVLADDQVLVRKGFGMILAADGIEVVGEASNGVEAVATVRRTHPDVVLMDVRMPEMDGLEATRQILANGSVEPRVIMLTTFDLDHYVYAALAAGASGFLLKDVSPEHLVLAIRSVRAGDALLAPVITRRLVERYVRRDAGTADLHRDLAALTPREVAVLRLVARGLSNTEMAAAFHLSEATVKTHVSRILAKLRLRDRAQAVIVAYETGLVGGGSTQGEAH, from the coding sequence ATGAACGCGCCGTTACGAGTGGTGCTGGCGGACGACCAGGTGCTGGTACGCAAGGGATTCGGCATGATCCTGGCGGCCGACGGCATCGAGGTGGTCGGCGAGGCCAGCAACGGCGTCGAGGCGGTCGCCACCGTCCGGCGCACCCACCCGGACGTAGTCCTCATGGACGTCAGGATGCCCGAGATGGATGGCCTGGAGGCCACCCGACAGATCCTCGCGAACGGCTCCGTGGAACCGCGGGTGATCATGCTGACCACCTTCGACCTGGATCACTACGTGTACGCCGCGCTGGCCGCCGGGGCCAGCGGCTTCCTCCTCAAGGACGTCAGCCCGGAACATCTCGTCCTGGCCATCCGTTCGGTGCGTGCCGGTGACGCCCTGCTGGCGCCTGTTATCACCCGCCGTCTGGTGGAGCGCTACGTCCGGCGGGACGCCGGCACCGCCGATCTGCACCGCGACCTCGCGGCGCTGACTCCCCGCGAGGTCGCGGTGCTGCGTCTGGTTGCCCGGGGGCTGAGCAACACCGAGATGGCCGCCGCGTTCCATCTGTCCGAGGCCACCGTCAAGACACACGTCTCCCGAATCCTGGCCAAGCTGCGGCTGCGTGACCGGGCGCAGGCGGTCATCGTGGCGTACGAGACCGGGCTGGTCGGCGGCGGGTCGACGCAGGGCGAGGCCCACTAG
- a CDS encoding fatty acyl-AMP ligase: MSFDLTDAPNLVTLLRQQASGRPDAPAVAFLTRPDDLHGGLTRWTYSDLDRQARTIAAWLQRQLPAGARVLLLYPSGVDFVAALLGCVYAGMVAVPSPEPGQQKHHRMRVRKIIDSAEVAGILTTSARLGDTRAWAAGAGLQTGVFVQATDLPLADPDQWQQGAPDRSATALLQYTSGSTGEPKGVIVSHDNVLFNLGVATRDIGWPASARLGGWLPLYHDMALQGLIFAALLRGGSLTLMDPMAFIRRPMSWLRLMDLHDINVTFAPNFAYDLCVSRSTDEDIAQLDLSRLYLAGNSSEPVDAAVLTRFAERFAPAGFRLDSFAPVYGLAEITGYVCGRRGRAPVVRRADSAELAGGRLVAAVSDRPGRDVVSCGPPTEACEVRVVDPSSREVLPEDSVGEIWLRGRSVAGGYWGLDNDDQVFGATTADGESGFLRTGDLGVLHEGELHLHGRLKDVLVVRGRKVHPADIEQELRRQHPELGRLGAVFAGAGDGDHHIVVTHEVTKVSTERLPVLAAEIRQTVAREFGVHAGTVLLLRPGAVSRTTSGKVRRSAMRELFRTGALSSVYRDPHPVGASHPAPALPSAI, from the coding sequence ATGAGTTTCGATCTGACCGATGCTCCGAACCTGGTGACTCTGCTACGTCAGCAGGCGTCCGGACGGCCGGACGCGCCGGCAGTGGCGTTCCTGACGCGGCCCGACGACCTGCACGGTGGACTGACCCGGTGGACCTACTCCGACCTGGACCGGCAGGCACGGACGATCGCGGCCTGGCTGCAACGGCAGCTGCCGGCCGGAGCGCGGGTGCTGCTGCTCTACCCGAGCGGTGTGGACTTCGTCGCGGCCCTGCTGGGATGCGTGTACGCGGGCATGGTCGCCGTGCCGTCACCGGAGCCAGGGCAGCAGAAACACCACCGCATGCGAGTACGCAAAATCATCGACAGTGCGGAGGTCGCCGGTATTCTGACCACGTCGGCGCGGCTCGGCGACACCCGCGCGTGGGCGGCCGGTGCGGGGCTGCAGACGGGCGTGTTCGTCCAGGCCACGGATCTGCCGCTGGCCGACCCGGACCAGTGGCAGCAGGGGGCGCCTGACCGGTCCGCCACGGCGCTCCTGCAGTACACGTCGGGTTCCACCGGGGAGCCCAAGGGCGTAATCGTCAGCCACGACAACGTGCTCTTCAACCTCGGCGTGGCGACCCGCGACATCGGCTGGCCGGCCTCCGCGCGGCTGGGTGGGTGGCTGCCGCTGTACCACGACATGGCCCTGCAAGGGCTCATCTTCGCCGCCCTGTTGCGTGGCGGCTCGCTGACGTTGATGGACCCCATGGCGTTCATCCGCCGGCCGATGAGCTGGCTGCGGCTCATGGATCTGCACGACATCAACGTCACCTTCGCGCCGAACTTCGCGTACGACCTGTGCGTGAGCCGGTCCACCGACGAGGACATCGCGCAGCTGGATCTTTCCCGTCTGTACCTGGCCGGCAACAGCTCGGAACCCGTCGACGCCGCTGTGCTCACCCGATTCGCCGAGCGTTTCGCCCCGGCCGGCTTCCGGCTGGATTCCTTCGCCCCCGTGTACGGGCTGGCCGAGATCACCGGCTACGTGTGCGGCCGCCGAGGGCGCGCCCCTGTCGTGCGCCGGGCCGACAGCGCGGAGCTGGCCGGCGGCAGGCTCGTCGCCGCCGTATCCGACAGGCCTGGCCGTGACGTCGTCAGTTGCGGTCCGCCGACCGAGGCGTGCGAGGTTCGCGTGGTCGATCCCTCGTCGCGCGAGGTGCTGCCCGAGGACAGCGTGGGGGAGATCTGGCTGCGGGGCCGCAGTGTCGCCGGCGGGTACTGGGGCCTGGACAACGACGATCAGGTCTTCGGTGCCACGACCGCGGACGGCGAGTCCGGGTTCCTCCGCACCGGTGATCTTGGTGTGCTGCACGAGGGCGAACTGCATCTGCATGGGCGGCTGAAGGATGTGCTGGTCGTCCGCGGCCGCAAGGTTCATCCCGCGGACATCGAGCAGGAGCTGCGCCGGCAGCACCCCGAGCTCGGCCGCCTCGGCGCGGTCTTCGCCGGTGCTGGGGACGGCGACCACCACATCGTGGTCACGCATGAGGTCACCAAGGTGTCGACCGAACGACTGCCGGTCCTGGCGGCCGAGATCCGGCAGACCGTGGCGCGCGAGTTCGGCGTCCATGCCGGCACCGTGCTGTTGCTCCGGCCGGGCGCGGTGTCCCGGACGACCAGCGGCAAGGTCCGGCGGTCCGCGATGCGTGAACTGTTCCGTACGGGCGCTCTGTCGTCGGTCTACCGTGACCCGCATCCGGTCGGCGCGTCCCATCCGGCCCCGGCCCTTCCTTCAGCCATCTGA
- the dpgA gene encoding 3,5-dihydroxyphenylacetyl-CoA synthase DpgA has protein sequence MTVTLERAAELRTPTRLPAISRMVGVGTATTGTVVSQADLLDVMGIDDPKIRSVFLNSAIDRRSLTLPPPDATGRRVPEPQGRLLDKHKRLAVDMGGRALQDCLRNAGAALSDVRHLCCVTSTGFLAPGLSALLIRELGIDPHCSRSDVVGMGCNAGLNALNVVAGWTAAHPGELGVMVCAEACSAAYALDGSMRTAVVNSLFGDGAAALALTSDASEQVRPGPRILKFAGFLITDAIDAMRYDWDDGLGRFSFYLDPRIPYVVGAHAERVVDRLLAGTGLRRGDIGHWLVHSGGKKVIDAVVVNLGLSRYDVRHTVGVLRDHGNVSSGSFLFSYERLVAEGVARPGDYGIMMTMGPGSTIETALVQW, from the coding sequence ATGACGGTGACCCTCGAGCGTGCGGCAGAATTGCGTACGCCGACGCGCCTCCCGGCCATTTCGAGAATGGTCGGAGTGGGTACGGCGACGACCGGAACAGTGGTGTCGCAGGCCGATCTGCTCGACGTCATGGGCATCGACGACCCGAAGATCCGGTCCGTCTTCCTGAATAGCGCCATCGACCGGCGCAGCCTCACCCTCCCGCCGCCCGACGCCACCGGCCGGCGTGTCCCCGAGCCTCAGGGCAGGCTCCTAGACAAGCACAAGCGCCTCGCTGTCGACATGGGCGGCCGGGCTCTGCAAGACTGCCTCAGGAACGCTGGCGCGGCTCTCTCCGACGTGCGCCATCTGTGCTGCGTGACGTCGACAGGGTTTCTTGCTCCCGGTCTCAGCGCACTGCTCATCCGAGAACTCGGCATCGACCCGCACTGCAGCCGGTCGGACGTGGTGGGCATGGGGTGCAACGCCGGCCTCAATGCGCTGAACGTCGTGGCGGGCTGGACCGCCGCCCATCCGGGCGAGCTGGGCGTGATGGTTTGCGCGGAAGCGTGCTCGGCGGCGTACGCCCTCGACGGGAGCATGCGCACCGCGGTCGTCAACAGCCTGTTCGGCGACGGGGCGGCCGCGCTGGCCCTGACCAGCGACGCATCGGAACAGGTCCGGCCTGGACCGCGGATCCTCAAGTTCGCCGGCTTCCTGATCACGGATGCGATCGATGCGATGCGCTACGACTGGGACGACGGACTCGGCCGCTTCAGCTTCTACCTCGACCCGCGGATCCCGTACGTGGTGGGCGCCCACGCCGAGCGGGTCGTCGACCGCTTGCTCGCCGGCACGGGCCTGCGTCGCGGCGACATCGGGCACTGGCTGGTGCACTCCGGCGGAAAGAAGGTGATCGACGCCGTCGTGGTGAACCTGGGGCTGAGCCGCTACGACGTCCGCCACACCGTCGGGGTCCTGCGCGATCACGGCAACGTCTCCAGCGGGTCGTTTCTCTTCTCCTACGAGCGGCTGGTCGCCGAGGGCGTCGCCCGGCCCGGGGACTACGGAATCATGATGACCATGGGGCCTGGCTCCACGATCGAAACGGCGCTGGTCCAGTGGTGA
- the dpgC gene encoding (3,5-dihydroxyphenyl)acetyl-CoA 1,2-dioxygenase DpgC, whose amino-acid sequence MSTATPPRQLDSDRIRLAEAAAQTERLIAALPPPRARTADQRVAAAAAHDAARRARQRFLERYVDDVVDEITEGHTRQLRVDELAETAATAFSGLVPTPQQLAQERSGAQADKEGREVDQGIFLRAVLRSERSGRYLMASMLRPTSRALRLLDEFRRTGMLETEAVRLERRDGVARLTLCRTQTLNAEDEQQVDDMETAVDLALLDPAVRVGLVRGGVMSHPRHRGRRVFCAGINLKSVSAGRISLTGFLLRRELGYLHKLVRGLGDERPDRWEPPVQKPWVAAVDTFAIGGGAQLLLVFDHVVAASDAYLSLPAAQEGIIPGVANLRLGRIAGARLARQVILGGRRILATEPDARLLVDEVVAPDDLDEAVERSLARLSGDAVVANRRMINMAEEPLDDLRKYLAEFALEQALRLHAGDVVDKVGRFAGRVA is encoded by the coding sequence ATGAGCACAGCCACACCGCCCCGTCAGCTGGACAGCGACCGGATCCGCCTCGCCGAGGCAGCGGCGCAGACCGAGCGGCTGATCGCGGCGCTGCCGCCTCCGCGTGCGCGAACGGCGGACCAGCGTGTCGCAGCGGCCGCCGCTCACGACGCGGCCCGGCGGGCTCGGCAGCGTTTCCTCGAGCGGTACGTCGACGACGTCGTTGACGAGATCACCGAAGGGCATACCCGGCAGTTGCGGGTGGACGAGCTTGCGGAGACGGCCGCAACGGCCTTTTCCGGCCTCGTGCCCACGCCGCAACAGTTGGCTCAGGAGCGGTCCGGAGCCCAGGCGGACAAGGAGGGACGCGAGGTCGACCAGGGCATCTTCCTGCGAGCCGTCCTGCGTTCCGAGCGCTCCGGCCGCTACCTGATGGCGTCGATGCTACGGCCCACCTCTCGAGCGCTGCGGTTGCTCGACGAGTTCCGCCGCACCGGAATGCTGGAAACCGAAGCGGTCCGGCTGGAACGGCGAGACGGGGTGGCCCGGCTGACGTTGTGCCGGACGCAGACCCTCAACGCCGAGGACGAGCAGCAGGTCGACGATATGGAGACCGCTGTGGACCTGGCCCTGCTCGACCCGGCCGTGCGGGTGGGCCTGGTCCGCGGTGGCGTGATGAGCCATCCCCGCCACCGGGGCCGCCGGGTGTTCTGCGCCGGGATCAACCTCAAAAGTGTCAGCGCGGGCCGCATCTCGCTGACAGGCTTCCTGCTTCGGCGTGAGCTGGGCTACCTGCACAAGCTGGTGCGTGGCCTCGGCGACGAGCGGCCCGATCGCTGGGAGCCGCCGGTGCAGAAGCCGTGGGTGGCGGCCGTCGACACGTTTGCGATCGGCGGTGGCGCCCAGCTCCTGCTGGTGTTCGATCACGTGGTGGCAGCCTCGGATGCCTACCTGAGCCTCCCCGCCGCCCAGGAGGGGATCATCCCGGGCGTCGCCAACCTGCGCCTGGGCCGGATCGCCGGGGCGCGGCTGGCGCGGCAGGTCATCCTCGGCGGCCGGCGGATCCTGGCCACCGAACCGGATGCGCGCCTGCTGGTGGACGAGGTGGTGGCGCCGGACGATCTCGACGAGGCCGTGGAGCGCAGTTTGGCCCGGCTGTCCGGCGATGCCGTCGTGGCCAATCGACGAATGATCAATATGGCCGAGGAGCCACTCGACGATCTGCGGAAGTACCTCGCCGAGTTCGCGCTCGAACAGGCGCTGCGCCTGCATGCGGGCGATGTGGTCGACAAGGTCGGCCGTTTCGCGGGGCGCGTGGCATGA
- a CDS encoding MupA/Atu3671 family FMN-dependent luciferase-like monooxygenase, whose protein sequence is MSLACPRRPPPRLRNRGPPDDTGLQPALLRQSRGHRPAERVRTSPPLGEVRGRPRLHRAVGPGKAFPPLRGAFPNPALAAAALATITERVRLRAGSIVLPLHDPLTVVEDWSFVDNLSGGRVDIACATGWNSNDFVLAPDRFADRRELTLQGIETLRDLWAGKKLARRNGDGVPVKIMTYPRPVQPEPALWLTCAANPQNFAEAGARGLNVLTALLFQQIDDLAPRIGAYREARAAAGLDPASGVVTVMLHTFVGESDEGVRSVIREPFMRYLESSIDLWQNKWSDLGTGPRDKLVAFAFERYFRTSAMFGSVERCAGFARRLHAAGVNEIACLIDFGVADNMILDALPWLAKVREGAQS, encoded by the coding sequence ATGTCGCTGGCCTGCCCTCGGCGGCCACCGCCGCGTCTACGGAACCGGGGACCGCCGGATGACACTGGACTTCAGCCTGCTCTACTTCGCCAATCGCGAGGCCACCGACCCGCCGAGCGAGTACGAACTTCTCCGCCGCTCGGCGAGGTTCGCGGACGACCACGGCTTCACCGCGCTGTGGGTCCCGGAAAGGCATTTCCACCCCTTCGGGGAGCCTTCCCGAACCCGGCACTCGCCGCCGCGGCCCTGGCCACCATCACGGAGCGGGTGCGGCTGCGGGCCGGCAGCATCGTCCTGCCCCTGCACGATCCGCTGACCGTCGTCGAGGACTGGTCCTTCGTCGACAATCTGTCGGGCGGCCGGGTGGACATCGCCTGCGCCACCGGGTGGAACAGCAACGACTTCGTGCTCGCCCCCGACAGGTTCGCCGACCGGCGCGAACTCACGTTGCAGGGCATCGAGACGCTGCGCGACCTGTGGGCCGGTAAGAAGCTTGCCCGACGCAACGGCGACGGCGTGCCAGTGAAGATCATGACCTACCCGCGTCCGGTCCAGCCAGAACCCGCGCTGTGGCTGACGTGCGCCGCCAATCCGCAGAACTTCGCCGAGGCCGGGGCCCGCGGGTTGAACGTGCTGACGGCGTTGCTGTTCCAGCAGATCGACGATCTCGCCCCCCGGATCGGCGCTTACCGCGAGGCACGGGCCGCAGCCGGTCTCGATCCCGCGAGCGGCGTCGTCACGGTCATGCTGCACACCTTCGTCGGCGAGTCGGACGAAGGGGTGCGCTCGGTGATCCGGGAGCCCTTCATGCGCTACCTGGAGTCCTCCATCGACCTGTGGCAGAACAAGTGGTCCGACCTCGGCACCGGGCCGCGCGACAAGCTGGTGGCGTTCGCCTTCGAGCGCTACTTCCGCACGTCGGCGATGTTCGGGTCCGTGGAACGCTGCGCCGGCTTCGCCCGCCGCCTGCATGCGGCCGGGGTGAACGAGATCGCCTGCCTCATCGACTTCGGCGTGGCCGACAACATGATCCTGGACGCGCTGCCCTGGCTGGCGAAGGTGCGCGAGGGCGCGCAGTCCTGA
- the dpgD gene encoding enoyl-CoA-hydratase DpgD, whose amino-acid sequence MTGRTRVRCDKRDHVARVTLDRPGVLNAMDLRMHEELAEIWDDLERDTRIRVVVLTGAGERAFSVGQDLKERALRDRAGGPASSFGSRGQPGWPRLTERFDFSKPVVARVDGYALGGGFELVLACDVVVASDRSVFGLPEVQLGLVPGAGGVFRLIRQLPQKVAMGLLLTGRRLDAATAHSYGLINDVVPAGMLDDRVDGWVDDLVAVAPLAVRAIKEAALRSLDLPLPEAFTTSYRWEERRRCSADAVEGPRAFAERRRPAWSGE is encoded by the coding sequence ATGACCGGTCGAACCCGGGTGCGTTGCGACAAGAGGGACCACGTCGCCCGGGTGACTCTCGACCGTCCCGGCGTGCTCAATGCCATGGACCTGCGCATGCACGAGGAGCTGGCGGAGATCTGGGACGACCTTGAGAGGGACACCCGGATCCGAGTCGTGGTGCTGACGGGTGCGGGGGAGCGGGCCTTCTCCGTAGGTCAGGACCTCAAAGAACGTGCCCTACGGGACAGGGCGGGTGGTCCGGCGTCGTCCTTCGGCAGCCGCGGACAACCCGGCTGGCCCCGGCTGACCGAGCGGTTCGACTTCAGTAAACCGGTCGTCGCCCGGGTGGATGGATACGCCCTCGGCGGCGGCTTCGAATTGGTCCTTGCCTGCGACGTGGTCGTCGCCTCCGACCGGTCGGTGTTCGGGCTGCCGGAAGTGCAGCTCGGGCTCGTGCCCGGCGCCGGAGGGGTGTTCCGGCTGATCCGGCAGCTTCCGCAGAAGGTGGCGATGGGCCTGCTGCTCACCGGACGACGGTTGGACGCAGCGACCGCACATTCCTACGGCCTGATCAACGACGTCGTGCCGGCCGGCATGTTGGACGACCGGGTCGACGGGTGGGTCGACGACCTGGTCGCCGTCGCACCACTGGCGGTCCGGGCGATCAAGGAGGCCGCGCTGCGCTCGCTCGACCTGCCGTTGCCCGAGGCCTTCACCACGTCGTACCGGTGGGAAGAACGTCGCCGGTGCAGCGCCGATGCCGTGGAGGGACCCCGCGCCTTCGCGGAGAGACGCCGACCGGCCTGGTCCGGCGAGTGA
- the dpgB gene encoding enoyl-CoA-hydratase DpgB has protein sequence MGSTDDPVLVIDGSRPVSPGDIDAVHRICDQAEDGHHAGLLTVYVSGAPEPGWTAGLNVGLVTKWERAVRRLERSALVTVAVATGDCGGTALDVLLATDVRIVAPGARLMMATDCEATWPGMALYRLIRHGIGSGVRRAVLLGAPIDAGEAVAVGLVDVVTDEPGSVLAQVAAAAGGVAGKELAIRRQLMLEAAGREFDEALGSHLAACDRALRRAGAA, from the coding sequence GTGGGGAGTACCGACGATCCGGTTCTGGTCATCGACGGAAGCCGGCCGGTGTCGCCGGGCGACATCGACGCGGTGCACCGGATCTGCGACCAGGCCGAGGACGGGCACCACGCCGGCCTGCTGACCGTGTACGTCTCAGGGGCACCGGAGCCGGGATGGACGGCGGGGCTCAATGTCGGCCTGGTGACCAAGTGGGAGCGGGCAGTACGCCGGCTCGAGCGCTCCGCCTTGGTTACAGTCGCCGTGGCGACAGGTGATTGTGGCGGTACGGCACTCGACGTGCTGCTCGCCACGGACGTCCGGATCGTCGCACCGGGCGCACGCCTGATGATGGCGACCGACTGCGAGGCCACCTGGCCCGGCATGGCGCTGTACCGGCTCATCCGGCACGGCATTGGGAGCGGGGTACGCCGGGCGGTGCTGCTGGGCGCCCCGATCGACGCTGGCGAGGCCGTGGCGGTCGGGCTCGTCGACGTCGTGACCGATGAGCCCGGCTCGGTTCTCGCGCAGGTCGCGGCGGCGGCCGGTGGCGTCGCGGGCAAGGAGTTGGCGATTCGTCGGCAGCTGATGCTCGAGGCTGCCGGCCGGGAATTCGATGAGGCTCTCGGATCGCACCTGGCGGCCTGCGACCGCGCCCTACGCCGGGCCGGCGCCGCATGA
- a CDS encoding acyl carrier protein, with protein MLLTGTIDEVRDELQDWMCRRLAVAGRIPVNAVDPNQPMSAYGLDSLTAVAVLTEIEHHVGREVDVSAVWEYPTIAAFTEWLSGQLVPAEGDQSH; from the coding sequence ATGCTGCTCACCGGCACCATCGACGAAGTGCGCGACGAGCTGCAGGACTGGATGTGCCGCAGGCTCGCTGTCGCGGGCAGGATCCCGGTCAATGCGGTCGATCCGAACCAGCCCATGTCCGCCTATGGCCTCGACTCCCTCACCGCGGTCGCCGTGCTGACCGAGATCGAGCACCACGTCGGACGGGAGGTCGACGTCAGTGCCGTCTGGGAGTATCCGACCATCGCCGCCTTCACCGAGTGGCTGTCCGGCCAGTTGGTACCTGCCGAGGGCGACCAGTCCCACTGA
- a CDS encoding ParB/RepB/Spo0J family partition protein: MAGLLMSRLALDGRNILMFWFIAERFTGVGAHKLRPGGFVLSQQIDITVRQDRSSLLPTAGDSRPPEAPRPDVAESCRVPIRSLLPADSPREYGEDAEHVRTLVEAGAELPPIIVHRATMRVIDGMHRMRAAMIRGDETIEVRFFDGTEQDAFVLAVRANVTHGLPLSRSDRARAAERLVALYPTWSDRTIASAAGLGTRSVAAIRLSLHAGEGPVARIGRDGRVRPLDNAEGRIRASAILRERPEASLREVAREAAISPSTVRDVKQRMTRGEDPVPPGRGQREADHPAPHERFGGQEADEVAVNTILKGLQSDPSLRFSESGRSLLRWILSRAVRADERLDVVGKVPPHCSYLIADVARRCANEWLQLASDLERRNEETREVVTVLRPTARGAGTGTHRTA; this comes from the coding sequence GTGGCAGGGCTGTTAATGTCGCGATTGGCGCTTGACGGCCGCAATATATTGATGTTCTGGTTTATTGCAGAACGGTTCACGGGCGTTGGCGCGCACAAATTGCGTCCGGGGGGATTCGTTTTGAGTCAGCAGATTGACATTACTGTGCGCCAGGACCGCTCCAGCTTGCTGCCCACGGCCGGAGACTCCCGGCCGCCCGAGGCCCCAAGGCCCGACGTGGCCGAGTCGTGCCGGGTGCCGATCCGATCGCTTCTGCCAGCCGACTCCCCGCGGGAGTATGGGGAGGACGCCGAGCACGTCCGGACCCTGGTCGAAGCCGGCGCGGAACTTCCGCCGATCATCGTGCACAGGGCTACGATGCGGGTCATCGACGGCATGCACCGAATGCGTGCCGCGATGATCCGTGGCGACGAGACAATCGAGGTCCGCTTCTTCGACGGCACGGAGCAGGATGCCTTCGTATTGGCGGTGCGAGCCAACGTCACCCACGGGCTGCCGTTGTCGCGGTCCGACCGGGCCCGTGCGGCGGAGCGGTTGGTCGCCCTGTATCCCACCTGGTCCGATCGGACGATCGCCTCGGCGGCGGGCCTCGGCACTCGATCCGTTGCGGCCATCCGGCTTTCACTGCACGCCGGGGAGGGGCCCGTGGCGAGGATCGGGCGCGACGGACGCGTCCGCCCGCTGGACAATGCCGAAGGCCGGATCAGGGCGTCGGCCATTCTCCGCGAGAGGCCGGAGGCGTCCCTGCGGGAAGTGGCGCGTGAGGCAGCGATCTCACCGTCGACGGTGCGCGACGTCAAACAACGGATGACGCGGGGAGAGGACCCGGTGCCGCCTGGTCGCGGGCAGCGTGAAGCCGACCATCCGGCACCTCACGAACGGTTCGGCGGCCAGGAGGCCGACGAGGTGGCCGTCAACACGATCCTCAAGGGCCTGCAGAGTGACCCGTCCCTGCGGTTCAGCGAGTCCGGACGATCCCTGTTGCGGTGGATCCTGTCCCGTGCGGTGCGTGCGGACGAGCGCCTCGACGTGGTCGGCAAAGTTCCGCCGCACTGCTCCTACCTCATCGCCGACGTCGCCCGCCGCTGCGCGAACGAGTGGTTGCAACTCGCCAGTGACCTCGAACGCCGTAACGAAGAGACGCGGGAAGTAGTCACGGTGCTCAGGCCTACGGCGCGGGGCGCCGGAACGGGAACCCATCGCACGGCTTGA
- a CDS encoding alpha-hydroxy acid oxidase — translation MRGAEPADAPDEAFTLADYERRARALLPPAIWDFIAGGAGEERTLRANEAAFERLWLLPRVLTGAGRPITGIRLLGRDWPAPIGVAPVAYHTLVHPEGEIATARGAARAGLPFVVSTFAGTVLEDIAAVAGGPLWLQLYCFRDRDVTRRLVERAEHAGFEAIVLTVDAPRLGRRLRDVRNDFRLPPGVAPANISGDDFASPAGHAAVAFDPALDWSVLSWLRSVSGLPIVLKGILGTSDARRAVAAGADAIVVSNHGGRQLDGSPATLEMLPGIVAAVAGGVPVLIDGGVRRGVDVLACLALGAAAVLVGRPVLHGLTAGGADGVAGVLGILLDELQDTMALTGVDSLEAVDRSLVAQREQLPHLPLAGLGTPPLLPDAAWRT, via the coding sequence GTGAGGGGTGCGGAGCCGGCTGACGCGCCCGACGAGGCGTTCACCCTGGCGGACTATGAGCGGCGCGCGCGTGCCCTGCTGCCGCCCGCGATCTGGGATTTCATCGCCGGTGGCGCCGGTGAGGAGCGGACGCTCCGTGCGAACGAGGCCGCGTTCGAGCGGCTGTGGTTGCTTCCCCGGGTGCTCACGGGTGCCGGCCGTCCGATCACCGGGATTCGGTTGCTCGGCCGGGACTGGCCCGCTCCGATCGGGGTGGCGCCGGTGGCATACCACACGCTCGTTCATCCCGAGGGCGAGATCGCGACGGCGCGGGGTGCGGCCCGCGCGGGGCTCCCGTTCGTGGTGAGTACCTTCGCCGGAACCGTGCTCGAGGACATCGCGGCGGTGGCCGGCGGGCCGTTGTGGCTCCAGCTCTATTGTTTCCGGGATCGTGACGTCACGCGGCGGCTCGTCGAACGCGCGGAGCACGCAGGCTTCGAGGCCATTGTGCTGACCGTCGACGCGCCTCGGCTGGGACGGCGGTTGCGCGATGTCCGTAACGACTTCAGGCTCCCCCCGGGCGTGGCGCCGGCGAACATCTCCGGTGACGACTTCGCCTCCCCGGCCGGGCACGCCGCGGTCGCCTTCGACCCTGCTCTGGACTGGTCGGTGCTGTCCTGGCTGCGCTCGGTCAGCGGGCTGCCGATCGTGCTGAAGGGCATTCTGGGCACGAGTGACGCCCGGCGCGCCGTGGCGGCGGGGGCCGACGCGATCGTCGTCTCCAACCATGGTGGCCGGCAACTCGACGGAAGCCCGGCGACGCTCGAGATGTTGCCCGGCATCGTCGCCGCCGTGGCCGGCGGCGTTCCGGTGCTGATCGACGGCGGTGTGCGGCGAGGAGTGGACGTGCTCGCCTGTTTGGCTCTCGGCGCTGCCGCGGTGCTGGTCGGCCGCCCGGTCCTCCACGGGCTGACGGCCGGCGGTGCCGACGGTGTGGCCGGCGTTCTCGGGATCCTCCTCGACGAATTGCAGGACACCATGGCGCTGACCGGTGTCGACTCCCTCGAGGCGGTGGACAGGTCGCTGGTGGCGCAGCGGGAGCAGCTGCCTCACCTGCCCCTGGCCGGGCTGGGTACGCCCCCTTTGCTCCCGGACGCCGCCTGGCGGACATGA